In Babesia microti strain RI chromosome IV, complete genome, the sequence AACCTTCTAAACATAATTGAGTAAAATTTCTGCATGCTTTTGGGCATTGAGTACTCCAAAGTCGAATATCCAACTCACCTAGTGTAGTATGGATTATAATTCTACCTCTAGTACTAGGCTCCAACGAATAAACTTCAGAcattatgaatataaatctAAATAGATCTAatcattatcaaaaatgGATGAATTATTCTACAGGTAGGATCTATTTTTCATAGTTGAATGGGGTGTTGAACACGTATTATATAGCCATTCCAGATTCCATGCTGATCAATCCGAGCAAAGTCATCATCTAGTTCCAGAGATATGGGCATTTTCTaagtaaataaattcaaacCCCATCATTGTAGGTTAATTTGACCATAGAGTATTGTACACCGAACAGTTTAGAACAGACAATCTTGAGATCCTTAACCTTTGCATCATTTGGAAATGATCTTTTAGTAATTCCCTTTGAAAAATCACACAGTTCACCATCTGGAACTAGAATGAGttctacaaaatttttcttCAAAAATGAATCTCCATCTACGCATTCCCTCTTTCCATGAATCTGTTCAAGCCTatctaaaatatttggatccaaattttgaaccattgtatatgaattatttcCTGAATTTGCCATTGATATGAAATAACGTTCTGCATTAGTTCTATCGatattagatatattaGAGCCCTccaaattttccaatttagGGAACAAAGAAACCAAAATATTTCTGCATTCATTCTTCAAATTCTCAGTCGTactttttaaattattccCGTTTATTCTTAAACACTTCAAGTTTATGAATCtctttgaaaaatatacGATCATATCCCaatcattaattaaattattttcaatatacaattcTTCAAGGTGTTCCACTACGTtagtataaatttattcgGTATAATAGAATGGAATtagattatataaaaatacgGCATAccataaaataatatttaaacaacttACCTTGATACTTTTCAAGCCGTTTTACATTACCAATGgtagataatttgttcccacttattaataatttcttAAGACTGGCAACGTTGTGAATAAGTTTGAACACGCCTTCTATATCTGAGATGTAGTTGtctgataaatttataaccTTCAAATCCGGAAGATTATCATAATTATCTATTATTAATGTTGAAATGTAATTGTTGCACATCTGAATTACTTCTAATTTAGGAAACATTCCATATCCACATAGAGTAGCGAATTCGttaaattgtacaaaacttctatttaaatataaaatctTCAGGGATGAGAATATTTCACATTCTTCTGGTTTGAAAGTGAATAGTGACATCTTATTCCCACTCATATCCAAATTACTCAATTTAGGTGAGAATTTTGCTATCTTACTTATCTCAGTCCAACATgaaaacaaattatcaatcaGCTGAATACAGTTTAACTTGGGCAAACTAATATAATCAAGTTTTCCAATAGATGAAATGTTGTACTTATTTACGCTTATTATtctcaaattgtttaaatctctaaaataatttacagcTTGTTCTCTACCAACAAACTCTATACTATTCGAATGATCTTCGTTGTCATCGTTAAAATCATCAACATATCGCTCAAAAACTGCCTGGGCGAATGTTTTTTCCTCGGTATATACACTATATGGAGTTAGAAATGAACATGACAATAATTTAGCAGGGCGTGGTTCAGAGTACATCTTCCTATAATGATTCCGTAGCATAGAGTAAATAGggtcaaataatttatcttcGCCAATTTCACCATTGCAAAACCCCTGCAAATCATCATCCCATTCAATTCCTAAATAATTCTCCCCGGGATCTATAGAATCTATCTCAGCCTCAGCCATCTCTGTGTCATCCTCCAGATTTTCCTGGAAATGACCTCTAAAGGGGGGGTTGTTTACGGATTTctccaaaataattttaatttgttcgACATTTAATTTTCCTATCCATCTAACAGTCCCAAAACATCTTTTATCCGAATTTAAAATCCTATCGCCAATAGAGTACACCCTCGTCATTTCAAAAGATGTGAGTTAGAAATGAATAATTcgttatgtatataataaattaaacatatatctagacataaattaatttttaatctaTTCTTCAATATTAGGGGCTAGATAAAAGTTAATAAATGCAGTGCCACCTACAGGGTGTGAGGACCCATCCGTACTCGTATAACGGGCTTTGTCACAAAAGTGAAATTTGACACTCAAAGGAATTCCTGGTGAAAGCATGATTGATACTTCTTGAGCTAATAGAGCTGCCTTTGAAAACAATACCAAATATCTAGTTGCGAATATTTGAGAAACGGGTTCTCCACATGTGATACGCACCTAAATATAACACTTACATACTTCACCAACATCactaacaaaatttttagtaacCTTAACACCTTCACCCTCAGCTTCTAATGTCATAGTGCCCTTGTGCATCGAAACTGTAACTGTGTCtccaattgaatttaaatatttagcaAATTCCTGGAATCTCTTTGAATTCAATGTACATTTGCTTGCATATTCACAAGCAGGGATTTCCAGTCTCTCTTTTTCAACATCGATCAATTTAACTTGAATTTCTAATGATTCATTTTCtgtttctaaattaaccgattaataatcatcaacacacaaatataacattaaggtaagtattatatatgtttaagTGTTTGTGTTTTCgtttatctaaatttagattaaatgcacaataat encodes:
- a CDS encoding proliferating cell nuclear antigen (overlaps_old_locusTagID:BBM_III09375), giving the protein MFECMMEGIFLKRLFETLREICSDISVECNGDGITMQAMDTSHISLIHLVIQPDFFQHYRCDSPCTLGLNIPFMLKVLAVVKERTTVYLSKGELDHDDPILAIRIIESDLPNLALETENESLEIQVKLIDVEKERLEIPACEYASKCTLNSKRFQEFAKYLNSIGDTVTVSMHKGTMTLEAEGEGVKVTKNFVSDVGEVRITCGEPVSQIFATRYLVLFSKAALLAQEVSIMLSPGIPLSVKFHFCDKARYTSTDGSSHPVGGTAFINFYLAPNIEE
- a CDS encoding dynein light chain 1, axonemal (overlaps_old_locusTagID:BBM_III09370), with the protein product MTRVYSIGDRILNSDKRCFGTVRWIGKLNVEQIKIILEKSVNNPPFRGHFQENLEDDTEMAEAEIDSIDPGENYLGIEWDDDLQGFCNGEIGEDKLFDPIYSMLRNHYRKMYSEPRPAKLLSCSFLTPYSVYTEEKTFAQAVFERYVDDFNDDNEDHSNSIEFVGREQAVNYFRDLNNLRIISVNKYNISSIGKLDYISLPKLNCIQLIDNLFSCWTEISKIAKFSPKLSNLDMSGNKMSLFTFKPEECEIFSSLKILYLNRSFVQFNEFATLCGYGMFPKLEVIQMCNNYISTLIIDNYDNLPDLKVINLSDNYISDIEGVFKLIHNVASLKKLLISGNKLSTIGNVKRLEKYQVEHLEELYIENNLINDWDMIVYFSKRFINLKCLRINGNNLKSTTENLKNECRNILVSLFPKLENLEGSNISNIDRTNAERYFISMANSGNNSYTMVQNLDPNILDRLEQIHGKRECVDGDSFLKKNFVELILVPDGELCDFSKGITKRSFPNDAKVKDLKIVCSKLFGVQYSMVKLTYNDGKMPISLELDDDFARIDQHGIWNGYIIRVQHPIQL